The Mytilus galloprovincialis chromosome 2, xbMytGall1.hap1.1, whole genome shotgun sequence genome has a window encoding:
- the LOC143064568 gene encoding uncharacterized protein LOC143064568 isoform X2 translates to MMQSRFTTLDNHNTMVNISVVLVLVLAVGYTVAIDCFGTTCNVDQEYCQIMLKTQTGQCYTHHGNGHHEDHQSCIGAHHPGDHCFCKDQACVTQIMMEWASSSTVDAGGSNMTTLLPMTTQMPMTT, encoded by the exons atgatgcAGTCTCGCTTTACCACTTTAGACAATCATAACACGATGGTTAATATAAGCGTTGTTCTTGTTTTAGTGCTGGCTGTTG GTTATACTGTTGCCATTGATTGCTTCGGAACAACATGCAACGTGGATCAAGAG tattgtCAGATTATGCTTAAGACACAGACAGGACAATGTTATACTCATCATGGAAATGGG CACCACGAAGACCATCAGTCATGCATTGGTGCTCATCACCCTGGGGACCATTGTTTCTGCAAAGATCAAGCTTGTGTAACCCAAATTA TGATGGAGTGGGCCTCTAGTTCAACTGTCGATGCAGGCGGATCAAATATGACAACACTTCTTCCAATGACCACACAGATGCCAATGACAA CGTAA